In Ursus arctos isolate Adak ecotype North America unplaced genomic scaffold, UrsArc2.0 scaffold_2, whole genome shotgun sequence, the genomic stretch CATGTGGCAATGAACGCCAGTGCTCAGTACCTCCTGTCTCCGGACACGCCCTGCACCCGTGCTGACGTCACGCGCTCTACCACGGACGTTCGAGCCGCACCCCATCCTTGAGGCCAGGCTCACACGCTGCCTTCCTCAGGACGTCCACcttcacctcacctcacctcctgACGCTCTGTCCTCGTAAGGCCTTCGGCCTGCTGGCCTGGGGCCGGGGGGTCCCTGCTCTCGTCTCACACCGTAGGGTCACATGGTTCCCCAAAGGCAGAGCCATCCCGTCTGCCTGGTGCTTGCAGTGCCACGGCCAACTACGGGGGGAGCAGGTGTCCCAGGACGTCCCCAACGTGATGGCTCTTCAGTGACTCTAAAACCGGACTCAAGTTTGGGCATCTTTGCTGCCAACTCTTTTATAAAAAGGGGAACTTACAGAAGGGAAAGCGGGTGGTTTCTGGCCCCGTGGAGCCCGGGTCTGCGAGGCGGGCACCCAGAGGCCACGGGCTCAAACCTCAGTGCCATCTTGAAGCCAGCAGAGCAAGGACACCACACACCAAGGAGAGCTGGCGGGAGGACTTTGTGTGCGGCCAGCTCCTTGGGAACTGGGCCTCGAGGACCAGACGCTCCAGATTAAGGAGACAAGGTCACACCTGAGGCCCACACACCGCAGAACGACTGCACATTTCCCACCACTACAGGGCCACAGCCCAAACTGCCGATCAGTCTGACCCTGATGTTTGGAGAGAGCCTTCCGGGACCAGCCCACGGACCCCTCTACCGAGTCGGGAGCACCAAACGTGAGGACCCCAGGTTCAGTCACGTCCTCGAGGGGGAAGGTTACCGGAGCTGAATCCCCCAGCCAGTCTACGACAATCCCACCGAGCCTCACCTTGCTGACGGCAGGGAACAGAGTCTCAGAACAGACTCCTACTCACACCATCCCTGTGACAGCACATCCGTGATTCATAACCTTCTAGCAACAGCCGCGGCTAACGTCCTGCTTCTGCGACTGGGGCCTGAGGTACGGCCTCAAGCAGAAACCCCTTTCTAACCGCTTTCCCTTCTCAGAAATATCGGACAGTCAGAGAGCTCACGCTCGTGCAGGATCTGTCCGCTACCCTTTTAAAAACACACGTGAGGCCTGATTTCAAACGTCGGTTCCTCCTTTTTGCTGAAGATGACCATGAACATTCCCTGCCTTCCCCCGAGTGTCTGAGGTCAAATCCCTCAGGGCCCCGTACCAAGCACCTGGCACTCTACCAGAATAACCACGAAAGCAGGCGGCAGAAGCAGGTGTAACCTTTACTCCATCCTCTCCTCCACTTTTCATattaaatatctgaaatatattaatcttaaaaaacaatattaacaCAGTACTCAAGGAATATAGGCAGTGGAGTAAACAGTAAGTCCAGATTGCAAAATCGTAGGTGGTTTTAAAAACCGGAGTGTGGGTATGGTCGATGCCGGGCGTCTCCAGCTGCCTCGTCAACGGACCATTGTGGAACTGCGCCACGGGTCAGACTGGGAGGGAAACAaagccataaaaaaatatatgtggcaACACGCCGCCCCGTCCTCGGGAGGAAGGTCGTGGGACGGCAGACCCTTTGTCCAGTTTGAAGAAACACCACCGGCCCCGTGTGCTTTGGTGTCTGGGCCTGTCCCCTGACGCCTTCAGTCTCTAAGCAGGTTTTCGGGCTTGGGGTAGCCGAAGAGGACGAAGTCGGCCTCGTAGAGTTTGTAGAGCTGCTGCCTCCAGGCCAGGGGAATGGTGGCAAACCAGTGCTCCTCCCAGCTGCTGGCAGTCCTGTTCCGGTAACTTGGCGGGAAGTGAAGGAGCTTGTCCACCTTCAGGAGCCGCAGGAGCTGGGCGGCGTCCTGCTCCAGGGTCTCCAGCTTCCCCACGAAGTCGTAGTCGATCTGGCAGGGGTGGCAGAGGCGGTGCACCTGCCGCCAGTGCTCGTTGAAGGGCGCCAGCTTCTCGGTGCGCGGGTCCAGCAGGTACTGGATGAAGTTGGCGAAGGACACCTTGAGGCCCGCGCTGAAGGCCTCGCTGACGGACGCGGGCAGGCCGGTGTGGTTGGCGTACATCTTCAGCATGGGCACCGCGAACTTGCGGTAGAACTCCTCGTTCTCCAGCTGGAACTTGCTGCGGAAGGCCGAGATGAGGCGGACGAAGGGGTCGCGCACGAACAGGAACTTGGTGTACTTCTTCAGCTTGATCTTCATCAGGTGGCGGGAGAACTTGCCGTAGCGACGCCAGAACTTGTTGAAGGTCAGGTGCGTGCTGGAGTTGTGCACGTACTCCCGGGGGATGTCCAGGGGGTCGCGGTAGGGGGCGCCCCGGTCCAGCAGGCTCTCGCTCAGCACGATCATCACACGCTTCCAGTTGGTGCAGGCCACCTTGGGCACGTAGCAGTAGATGACCCCGTGCCGGTCATCCACGATGAGGTGGTTGAGCTCATAGTTGGGAATGTCATCGAAGGAGCGCTCCTTGGCGGGGAACACAAAGCTGGCGTTGGCACAGAGCCCCCTGAGCACGCTCCTCCGCTCGGCTTGCTGCCCGCCCGGGTCCGGGCCCTGCTGGGCGTCGCGGGTGGACCAGTCGTAGCCCCTCACGCTCTCCTCCGCGTTGCTCAGCACGGGCCTGCTGGAGGCCGGCACGGAGGGCTGCTCCGTCCTTTTACCAGAAAGGGCGTTCTGCTTCAGGCCCCCGCCAAGCAGCTTCTGCAAAAACACGTCCACGTCTGACGCGAACTCCTTCTGTGGCCCGTGCAGGGGGGTGGGCAGTGGCTCCAGGGGGTGTGGCCTGGGGAAGGAAGTGTGCAGGTAGAAGTGGGCGGTGCCCACGTTGTCCCAGTACACTATGATCAGAAGGACCATGAAGACGGACCCCAAGACCAGCCACAGGCGGAAGAGCCGGGTTTGGGTCATTCTGTCCGCGGACGGGGTGGGGAGACCCTTTCTCCTGGATGCTGTCACGTCAGCTTCATGGAGCCGGGACACtgctctcaggaccctggaaaGGTAACACAGAGCTACGTTAAAGACTATGGTCCAGCTAGGGTGTCCTCTTGCAGTCTGACTCCGGCCAACGGGGCTGGCTGATGTCTCGGACCTCCCGTCGTGGTCCgtgtccctgccctgcccctcacaCCTCCATCCTCCATGACTTAGGCTCTGTGAGGCTGCCGCCCCTCCGTGTAACAGGACTAACGCTGCTTCTAACGCGGCTTCGAAGGGCCCAGAAGGACGCTGTGGCTGGCGAGGTTGCTGGAGATCCTTTGTCACCGAACTGACGAGGGGGAGCTGACAGACCAGGCTCGGGCAGGGACACAGACCCTCGTGGGCAGCAGGTGCCGAGGAAGGAGAGGCGGTCAGCGAAACAAAAACACAAGGTTAAAGTTGAATGCATACGACAACTTACAAAAATGCTAAAGACGTCCCAGCCCCTGAGAAAACCTTTTGCTGTGCACGTTTAATGCAAATAACCACATCGGAGAACAAGCTGCTGTGTGTGGCTGATGCGTGCTGGGCACCGTGCACCGTCTCTGCCCCCTCTATGTGGAAGGGGTGGAGCGCACTTGAGGTCGGAGGGGGGACAGGGACGGTCCACCGGGCAGCTGAAAGGGGGCCCATGCAAGAGCTTTCCAGACTCTAAGAGCACTGTTGGTGCCCCCACAGAAGAGCCACACAGCAGCAGAGCCCCGGCCGGAGATGGGGAAAGGCTGCCTGATCTTCAGAAACAAAAGGGTGGTGGGAGGGCTAAGGGAGGGCAGGTGCAGAGTGGCAGCTGTGAATGTCAGCGGGTGCCTGGTCCGCACCCTGGAGAGGTCGACCAGCAGGCCCACTGGCTCACGCGTGGGGAGATGCAGGCCGGACGACGCATCTGTGGCTCCCTTACAACTTCCGCTGAAGGCTGTCCTTGACCACAGCCAAGGTCAATACGAGAAACGCCAGAGGAGCCCATCCTTGGGCCAGTCCTGTCGGACCAATATGCTGAGCACCAGTTCTGCCTCGGGCACTTGGCGAAGGGCTAGGGACACCACAGGGAAGACGCGGCGTCTGATCGAGTGCTGGGACGGACAGGCTGCTTGGGCTGTAGGTAACCCCAGGTGGGGACGCTCGCCCGAAGAGGGGAGGACGCAGTCACGCCTCCAGGTGTGACTCCCTGGTTCCGCTCCTAGTTCCACCTGGAGGGGGCCGCTCCATTACAGATCTGCCCACTCACAACGAAACAACGAGAGATGTGACACAACCAACAGGCACAGGAAGGCTCGGAAAGGACAGTCCAGGGACCTGGCTGCTCAAGGAGCAACAGGGACACAAGCTTGCGAGGTTCCTTACTGCCTGTCCCATGTCCCAGAGGGCGCTGCCTCCAACCCTCAAGGACCAACAGGCACAGGAAAAAGCTCCAAGAAGAGCCTCTGAAGAAGAGCCCAGGCGAAAGACAGGCAAGAGTGGCTGCGGTAAAGGACTGAACCTTGCCCACCCTGCCCATGCCTCCAGGCCCTGCCTGACAGGAGTGTTTACTGGGGGCCTTAGGCTAACAATGTGATTGGCGGCTGGAGGGGCTTTGGGTCCCAGTGTCAGCCCGACctcagaggggctggaggttgaggTCAGCCCTGTGGGGAGTCAACCGTTTGATGACAAAGCCCCAGGAGAGGCTGGACACGAAGACGTGGGGGGAGGACTCCACGCACGCGGTCCCTCATCAGTGGAAGCTGGAGTCGGTGTTGTCCAGACCTCCCCTGGGAGGGGACAACTCTTCCCCTGCGTCTCTTCTGCTGGCTTGTAAGCTGAATCCTTTGCTGTGATGAACCGTAACGGTGAGTACAATACCTTCCCGTGAGCTCCGCGTGTCCTTCCAGTGAATTATCCAACCTGAGGGGGGTCTTGGGACCCCACTCCCCATTTAGTATTGGTGTGAGGACTGAGAAGGTCTTCAGAACTGTTCCTAACCTTACGGTGACCTAACAACAGAAACATCTGTTTGGAAACACCTGCTTTACTTAGGCCAGACACCAGTGGAAAAGCCACCCCCACCGTCACAGTTCGGCAGGGCCTGGCAGGGAGCCGATCTCCCCCACTGGGCACCAACAGGCCGAAGAAGATGGTGCAAAGCGGGGTCGTCGCACTTGGACTCCCCTCGCCTTACAACAGGAGGGCCCGGCGGGGAGCTGACCTCCACCTCCACACCGGGCCATCATCACTGGGATGGACGGATGTGGTAGGAGGTGGTGTTAGCTGGCACTCTGCTTCCTGTCCCACCAGGATGGAAAACATGTGTCACATATTAATCAACAGAGGTTAGCCACTGAGGGCCACCTGCCAGGGTCAGCCTACCCCTTGGTCTGCTGCCAGATCCCCCAGTGTGTGACTCTGCTTACCTCTCCCCCAGGTGGCAGTCCCCCAAGCCACCAGCAGAGCTGGCCCGCCCTGTCAGCAGCGAGAGCAGAACCTAGATTCAGAAAGATGAACAAATAAGCTGGAAAGAGAAGTTGAAAATCAGAGCTGGACACTGAGACTAGGATGAACGTCAAGCTTCCACCCGTGGGCGGGGAGCAGGCTTATCCTGTGTGGCTGCAGAAGACAAAACTCAGACACGGGTCCAGCCTAACGAAAGAATGGATGCACTCCTACCAGGTGGCCCGAACCTAGAATGTCCGTTTTTAAGGCATACTGGGAGCTCTGTCAGTGCGGGCACCAGAGCAGACACGGACGGAGCACGTCTTGGGGTGCTCCAGGGACAGCCCCCATCGCACACGCTCTCTGACTTCTTCCTATCCGAACCTCTCCGAGTCTGTATTCCTTGAATGCATTTGACTATGTACCTGGGACCTGATGCATTTTCACTAAATGAACCTAAAACTTCACAAGGCCGAAATCTGGAAGCAATCTCCACCCACCTGTGCAGCTGACGTTTATGCTcagttcattttggtttttaatggAGAAAGTAGTAACACGCGCTCCCGGTACAAAGGTCGGCATACAAAGGGTAGTGTGGGCTTTTATACGAAAGGTGCTGAAACAGACAAGTGACAGAGAAAAAAGGACATTCTGGTCATGTCACCTTCATCAGTCCTTCCCGAGCCCCCAGCACTCTCAGCGCACCCCTACAGAAAAGGCAACCCAGCCGGGGGCACGGAGAAGCCTGGCCGACCCCACCCCGTGGCAGCCCACAGCTTCGCGCACTATCACACGGGACGAAGGCAGTCACTGCGCCGTGAAAACCATGAGAAGCAGAGGTGCTCGTGTCTTACACGGCTGCTGCCAGAGGTCGGCGAGCTCCCTTTGAGGGCGTCACAGGTGTGCGTGGAAGAATGCTTATAATCACACAATGTCACAGCCTGTCTGTAAAATTAGATCATAAGCACGTGCCACTGAAGTTTTCAAGACCATCCCCTCTGGAGGGTGTAAAAGGCTGAGTGCTTTCTAGAGATGAAGGTGCAAccaaatcaaaaaacaaaaaaacaggggcgcctgggtggctcaggtggttgaacgtctgccttcagctcaggtcatgatctcatgatcctgggatcgagccccacatcaggctcctggcccagcagggagtctgcttctccctctccctctcctccctgcttgtgctctgtctctctctctctcaaaataaataaaatctttaaaaaaataaattaaaaaaaatttttttaagttttgccgAAGGCTGAGAAAGCGGCAAAGGGAAAAAGTGACTGAGAGGTCACGTGATTTGAGAGCTCGGCTTCCAGTTTTAAGATCAAGACTCACAGCACCATGGACGGGTGCAGAGTCCCCGAGTCCCGTCCGTGGGCACAGGCACCAGCCACACGTCAGGGACCGCGCCTCCATGTGCATACCGAGAATGCCAAGAGCCAGGTAAGTGAATTATGCAGTTACAAGGAAGAATCTAAAATTACAGCGCATGATATATAAGCAACGCCCTGTGCTTGTTTCTCAGGCACGCAGCAGCACACGCACGCTGACAACGCCAGGGCCCACAACGGACTCTGTACTAATCATTTCCTATGACTTCAGTTCAATTGCAAGGAAAAGGCACGGCCGATTGTTTTTAGGATCATATGATATGTACAGATAATACCTTTTTAATAGAGAAGCTGCCCCTTAAAGGGCTCGTACCACCAAGTGCCGGGCGCTCGGAGGAGCGCGCTGCCCTCGTACGTTCCTTCAGGCCCCTCTGCACGTGACCTGAGGGCGGGCAGCACGACCCCCTGAcagctgaggagcctgaggcCCAGAGGTGTCACATCAACATCTGGATTCAAGCCTCACGCCAAAAGTCAAGCCCCCCACACGCTCCCGCGGCTCTGCTGCTGCATGTCCTCGTTCTTCTGAACCGCTCTGTGCGGTGTAAGTGGCGCACAAGCGCGTGCACCAACGTCACGCTTCATGGGTAGTCTGATGCCCTGGATGCACACATGCGCCCGCGACGCCATCACCACGGTCAGAGAGTGAACCCCTCCATCGACCCCCCGAGCTCATTCCTGCCCCTTCACATCCTTCTCCCCAGCtcatccctcccctccagccactcctctgttttctgtcactataaATTAGTTCGCATTTTCtagagtgttctataaatggaatcacacaggatGAGCTTTGAGAGTCATCCGCGTGGTTATACAGATCCACAGCTCCTTTTTTCTGGATCTGCGTGGTACTCTGCTGTAGGAAGCATTTACATACGGCAGTCCTGCTACGACACAGGCTCACACAcatccacccccctccccccccagggACTGAAGTCACACGAGCAAGTGTCTTCTTAGTCCAAGTCCAAGCTGCGGAACAGAAGGGGCTTAGAAGGATCGCGCTTCCTGAGAAGCTCAGTGCCAACAGGTGCGTGTCTGTCACGCACGGGCGCGTGTTTCCTGGCTTCTCTGACCCAACAGATGCGGAGGCGCTGGTGCTGGAGGCAGAGGTCACAGCGGAGTGAGCCGCCGTCAGCCTGCAGCGAGCCCTCCGTCTCCCGTCGGGTGAGTCCGTCACCcagcagaggggaagcagacgCGTCTGACGTTCCTCTGTTGCCTGTCCCGAACGTGGTTCTCTAAGTTCAAAGAAAGCTTGTCTTCTCTTAAGTCGCTctgattttttccttatttgtgtaTTAGCACCAACCGTTATCATCTTTTAGTCTTTCATAAGCTCAACGTCTGAAGTTTTGTTCTGAGTCCATAAATGACCTACGTAAGTAGCACTGGGCACGGTGAAGCGCTCCAGCTAAGGAGCGAGGAGCCCCGTTCAGGTCCCGAATTTCTCACCGCCCggccctggaccag encodes the following:
- the CHST12 gene encoding carbohydrate sulfotransferase 12 gives rise to the protein MTQTRLFRLWLVLGSVFMVLLIIVYWDNVGTAHFYLHTSFPRPHPLEPLPTPLHGPQKEFASDVDVFLQKLLGGGLKQNALSGKRTEQPSVPASSRPVLSNAEESVRGYDWSTRDAQQGPDPGGQQAERRSVLRGLCANASFVFPAKERSFDDIPNYELNHLIVDDRHGVIYCYVPKVACTNWKRVMIVLSESLLDRGAPYRDPLDIPREYVHNSSTHLTFNKFWRRYGKFSRHLMKIKLKKYTKFLFVRDPFVRLISAFRSKFQLENEEFYRKFAVPMLKMYANHTGLPASVSEAFSAGLKVSFANFIQYLLDPRTEKLAPFNEHWRQVHRLCHPCQIDYDFVGKLETLEQDAAQLLRLLKVDKLLHFPPSYRNRTASSWEEHWFATIPLAWRQQLYKLYEADFVLFGYPKPENLLRD